The following coding sequences are from one Oncorhynchus nerka isolate Pitt River linkage group LG6, Oner_Uvic_2.0, whole genome shotgun sequence window:
- the LOC115125076 gene encoding cyclin-G1-like isoform X2 gives MLLSTATTNAPHHIKDKMLPTVTGPGALPFAVQLKALTDQEFRYQPKLSGLRIIETAHGNGLRMTARLREYEVKDLLSLTRFFGFSAETFSLAVNLLDRFLAVMKIQPKHLSCVGLSCFYIAVKTSEEGKNVPMANELIRISQNRFTVSDMMRMEKIILEKLYWKVKAPTALHFLRLFYSYIQDTLEDDCKEILNIERLEAQLKACHCSFTFSKVKPSLLALSLLALEFQEQHDHEHVDKLLNAFKSLQQQLTGIQRKTFEMFCNGKREKRRAHRK, from the exons ATGTTACTGTCCACTGCAACAACCAACGCTCCTCATCATATCAAAGACAAG ATGCTTCCCACAGTGACTGGACCAGGGGCTCTGCCCTTTGCTGTGCAGTTGAAGGCCTTGACTGACCAGGAGTTCAGGTACCAGCCCAAGCTGAGCGGGCTGAGGATCATTGAGACGGCCCATGGCAACGGCCTGAGGATGACCGCCCGGCTCAGAGAGTATGAGGTGAAGGACCTCCTGTCTCTGACCAGGTTCTTTGGCTTCAGTGCAGAGACCTTCTCCCTGGCCGTCAACCTGCTGGACCGCTTCCTCGCTGTTATGAAG ATCCAGCCGAAGCATCTGTCATGCGTGGGCCTCTCCTGTTTCTACATCGCTGTGAAGACTTCGGAGGAGGGGAAGAATGTCCCCATGGCCAACGAGCTGATCCGAATCAGCCAGAACCGCTTCACTGTGTCTGACATGATGAGGATGGAGAAGATCATTCTGGAGAAACTCTACTGGAAGGTCAAAGCCCCCACGGCCCTCCACTTCCTCAGGCTGTTTTACAGCTATATCCAGGACACGCTTGAAGATGACTG CAAGGAGATCCTGAACATTGAGAGACTAGAAGCCCAGCTGAAAGCCTGCCATTGCTCTTTCACTTTCTCCAAAGTCAAG CCCTCTCTGCTTGCCCTGTCCTTGTTGGCCCTGGAGTTTCAGGAGCAGCATGACCATGAGCACGTAGACAAGCTGCTAAACGCCTTCAAGTCTCTCCAGCAGCAACTCACT GGCATACAACGGAAAACGTTTGAaatgttttgcaacggaaaacgAGAGAAAAGACGCGCTCACAGAAAAtga
- the LOC115125075 gene encoding nudC domain-containing protein 2-like, with translation MSFLLEERSGVIPCKTPRGNWSQTTEDVFIEVNVLRGTSGKEVKCNLGYKLIELHVKKATIFWGAIFGISLADEGTWTLVMCLICIVLMKTNREGGNCWSSMLEGEYCADAWLQDQMQRKLTLERFHRENSGFDFSGAEISGNFAGGGPAFYSLQK, from the exons ATGTCGTTCCTCTTGGAGGAGAGAAGCGGTGTTATCCCGTGTAAAACACCACGGGGAAACTGGTCCCAAACCACGGAGGATGTATTTATTGAAGTGAATGTACTCCGCGGGACGTCTGGCAAAGAAGTCAAATGTAATCTTGGATACAAACTGATAGAACTACACGTCAAAAAGGCAACAA TTTTTTGGGGGgccattttc GGCATCTCTCTTGCTGATGAAGGAACGTGGACATTAG TGATGTGTCTGATCTGTATCGTTCTGATGAAGAcgaacagggagggag gtaacTGCTGGTCCTCTATGCTAGAGGGAGAGTACTGTGCTGATG CCTGGCTCCAGGACCAGATGCAGAGGAAACTAACTCTGGAGAGGTTCCACAGAG AGAACTCTGGCTTTGACTTCAGTGGAGCAGAGATCTCTGGGAACTTTGCAGGTGGTGGGCCAGCCTTCTACAGCTTGCAGAAGTAA
- the LOC115125076 gene encoding cyclin-G1-like isoform X1 yields the protein MLLSTATTNAPHHIKDKMLPTVTGPGALPFAVQLKALTDQEFRYQPKLSGLRIIETAHGNGLRMTARLREYEVKDLLSLTRFFGFSAETFSLAVNLLDRFLAVMKIQPKHLSCVGLSCFYIAVKTSEEGKNVPMANELIRISQNRFTVSDMMRMEKIILEKLYWKVKAPTALHFLRLFYSYIQDTLEDDCKEILNIERLEAQLKACHCSFTFSKVKPSLLALSLLALEFQEQHDHEHVDKLLNAFKSLQQQLTVRQGDLVIVTELVMKCLIEYSTTRVSRPNSQRLRWILSGRTQRTLKHSYYKIAHMPTIPESAY from the exons ATGTTACTGTCCACTGCAACAACCAACGCTCCTCATCATATCAAAGACAAG ATGCTTCCCACAGTGACTGGACCAGGGGCTCTGCCCTTTGCTGTGCAGTTGAAGGCCTTGACTGACCAGGAGTTCAGGTACCAGCCCAAGCTGAGCGGGCTGAGGATCATTGAGACGGCCCATGGCAACGGCCTGAGGATGACCGCCCGGCTCAGAGAGTATGAGGTGAAGGACCTCCTGTCTCTGACCAGGTTCTTTGGCTTCAGTGCAGAGACCTTCTCCCTGGCCGTCAACCTGCTGGACCGCTTCCTCGCTGTTATGAAG ATCCAGCCGAAGCATCTGTCATGCGTGGGCCTCTCCTGTTTCTACATCGCTGTGAAGACTTCGGAGGAGGGGAAGAATGTCCCCATGGCCAACGAGCTGATCCGAATCAGCCAGAACCGCTTCACTGTGTCTGACATGATGAGGATGGAGAAGATCATTCTGGAGAAACTCTACTGGAAGGTCAAAGCCCCCACGGCCCTCCACTTCCTCAGGCTGTTTTACAGCTATATCCAGGACACGCTTGAAGATGACTG CAAGGAGATCCTGAACATTGAGAGACTAGAAGCCCAGCTGAAAGCCTGCCATTGCTCTTTCACTTTCTCCAAAGTCAAG CCCTCTCTGCTTGCCCTGTCCTTGTTGGCCCTGGAGTTTCAGGAGCAGCATGACCATGAGCACGTAGACAAGCTGCTAAACGCCTTCAAGTCTCTCCAGCAGCAACTCACT GTCCGACAAGGAGACCTGGTTATCGTGACAGAGTTGGTTATGAAGTGTCTCATTGAGTATTCAACCACCAGGGTCTCCAGGCCCAACAGCCAGAGGCTTCGTTGGATCCTCTCTGGCAGAACGCAACGCACGTTGAAACACAGCTACTACAAGATCGCCCATATGCCCACAATCCCCGAGTCCGCCTACTGA